A window of the Thermodesulforhabdus norvegica genome harbors these coding sequences:
- a CDS encoding DUF1614 domain-containing protein — protein sequence MLFFPPFLFLFFIIFLFLLFLLFVFVKWGIITIAFSKLGIPPDMLFLLLLLSMLGSMINIPIRRVRVADHVPEFDIITFFGIRYRPPRWFYEREMIIAVNVGGAVIPVLLSLHLWLQSPVFFRTLIAVIIVTAVVHKMARPIPGIGIATPMLIPPLVAAIVALILAPDWAPGTAYIGGTLGTLIGADILNLKRIQELRAPVVSIGGAGTFDGIFLTGVIAVLLA from the coding sequence ATGCTATTCTTCCCGCCTTTTCTGTTCCTTTTTTTCATCATCTTTCTCTTTTTGCTTTTTCTGCTCTTCGTTTTCGTCAAATGGGGGATAATCACCATTGCCTTTTCCAAGCTGGGTATACCTCCCGACATGCTTTTTCTACTGCTCCTGCTGTCAATGCTTGGGAGTATGATAAACATACCTATCAGGCGTGTTCGCGTGGCCGATCACGTTCCTGAATTCGACATTATCACCTTTTTCGGAATCAGGTACCGTCCGCCGAGGTGGTTTTATGAAAGAGAGATGATAATCGCAGTGAACGTGGGGGGAGCCGTAATCCCCGTGCTATTATCTTTACATCTATGGCTTCAATCACCCGTCTTCTTTAGAACTCTAATTGCCGTCATCATTGTAACGGCGGTGGTACACAAGATGGCAAGGCCTATACCGGGAATTGGAATAGCAACACCCATGCTAATTCCCCCGTTGGTAGCCGCCATCGTCGCATTGATTCTTGCTCCCGACTGGGCTCCCGGTACGGCTTATATCGGAGGTACTCTGGGAACACTTATAGGCGCCGACATCCTGAACCTGAAAAGGATACAGGAGCTCAGAGCTCCTGTTGTATCCATAGGCGGTGCAGGAACATTCGATGGAATTTTTCTAACGGGAGTCATAGCCGTTCTACTTGCCTGA